The proteins below come from a single Eucalyptus grandis isolate ANBG69807.140 chromosome 3, ASM1654582v1, whole genome shotgun sequence genomic window:
- the LOC120292020 gene encoding ankyrin repeat-containing protein ITN1-like has product MGPSRSKLRSIEAGTRSLTLGHKSIEIEYGFIEASLRTLVSSTNELSLVPGPSEQDSGDMMSAAANYYRSFDGVTTEAGEAFQMQRELQWYTAVESWVVPDMRDRYMGSKTFWTSFVENRKDLLESGEKWMKDTSNSCMITSALIATVLFAAAYTVPGGNNDKSGVPLLLGKDSFLVFIISDVLGLFFSVTAILLFLAILTSRCKAQDFLEALPKKIIMGLSFLFLSLAFMLVAFAATLTIVLDKRLVEWVLIPIILLTSVPVALFVVLQLPLLYQMVKSTYGPSIFRPNSIWE; this is encoded by the exons ATGGGTCCATCGAGGTCCAAGCTTAGGTCTATTGAGGCCGGGACGAGGTCTCTAACGCTCGGGCACAAGTCTATTGAGATCGAATATGGGTTCATTGAGGCCAGCCTTAGGACTCTG GTAAGCTCAACCAATGAGTTGTCTTTAGTTCCAGGGCCTTCAGAGCAAGACTCGGGAGATATGATGAGTGCAGCAGCAAACTACTATCGTAGTTTCGATGGAGTAACTACCGAGGCCGGAGAAGCCTTTCAAATGCAAAGAGAACTCCAATGGTATACG GCTGTGGAAAGCTGGGTTGTCCCTGACATGAGAGACCGGTACATGGGGAGTAAAACATTTTGGACTTCATTCGTGGAGAACCGTAAAGATTTGCTTGAGAGTGGAGAGAAGTGGATGAAGGACACATCAAAttcatgtatgatcacctcagcTCTAATTGCCACAGTATTGTTTGCTGCTGCATACACTGTGCCTGGAGGGAATAATGACAAAAGTGGAGTCCCGTTGTTGTTAGGAAAGGATTCTTTCCTGGTTTTCATAATTTCGGATGTGTTAGGTTTGTTCTTCTCTGTGACAGCCATCTTGCTATTCCTAGCCATCTTAACATCGCGGTGTAAGGCGCAAGATTTTCTTGAAGCGTTGCCTAAGAAGATCATAATGGgactttcttttctatttctttccttGGCATTCATGCTGGTGGCCTTCGCAGCAACTCTCACAATTGTGCTGGATAAGAGACTGGTGGAGTGGGTTCTCATTCCCATTATTTTGCTGACCTCTGTCCCGGTGGCTTTATTCGTAGTACTACAGCTTCCCCTGCTATACCAAATGGTTAAATCCACTTACGGACCCAGCATCTTTCGTCCCAATAGCATTTGGGAGTGA
- the LOC104434867 gene encoding transmembrane emp24 domain-containing protein p24beta2-like, giving the protein MKGPSGEQIQDFHDKISEKFEFVAHHKGVHRFCFTNKSHYHETIDFDVHVGHFTFYDQHAKDEHFNPLLEQIGKLEEALYNIQFDQHWLEAETERQAIVNDAMSRRAVHKAFFESAALIWASVLQVYLLRLFERKLGFSRV; this is encoded by the exons ATGAAAGGACCTTCTGGTGAACAgattcaagattttcacgacaagaTCAGTGAGAAATTTGAGTTTGTGGCTCACCATAAGGGTGTTCATCGGTTCTGCTTTACTAACAAGTCTCATTATCATGAAACCATCGACTTTGATGTACACGTTGGCCATTTTACATTCTATGATCAGCATGCAAAGGACG AGCATTTCAACCCCTTGTTGGAACAGATAGGGAAGCTGGAGGAGGCTCTCTACAACATTCAGTTTGACCAGCATTGGCTGGAGGCTGAGACTGAACGTCAAGCAATTG TGAACGACGCAATGAGCAGAAGGGCAGTCCATAAGGCTTTCTTCGAGTCAGCAGCACTTATTTGGGCGAGTGTTCTCCAAGTTTACCTGCTCCGCCTTTTTGAGAGGAAGCTTGGTTTCTCTCGAGTTTAA